A genomic stretch from Chitinophaga agri includes:
- the obgE gene encoding GTPase ObgE produces the protein MERGNFVDYIRIFAKSGKGGAGSAHFMRTKYNPEAGPDGGDGGRGGHVILRGNSQLWTLLHLRWYKNVVAEDGGNGRDNNSTGRNGEDVIIEVPLGTQAFDEETGELEAEILHHGEEVIWIPGGQGGRGNSYFKSPTNQAPEYAQPGMPSIEGWKVLELKILADVGLVGFPNAGKSTLLSTITAARPKIADYAFTTLTPNLGMVPYRNDRSFAIADLPGIIEGAHEGKGLGHRFLRHIERNSVLLFLIPADSSDHRKDFDILVNELQQYNPELLDKQFLLAISKSDMLDDELKEAISAELPDDVPHVFFSSVTQQGLSELKDMLWEALNNDAVPSRSNRHQEEDEEDGEDEDDFIEEEE, from the coding sequence TTGGAAAGAGGCAACTTTGTTGATTACATAAGGATCTTCGCCAAATCCGGTAAGGGAGGCGCAGGTAGTGCACACTTCATGCGCACAAAATATAACCCTGAAGCCGGACCTGATGGTGGAGATGGTGGACGCGGCGGTCACGTTATCCTGAGAGGGAACTCCCAGTTATGGACCCTGCTGCACCTTCGCTGGTATAAAAATGTGGTGGCAGAAGATGGCGGAAACGGTCGTGATAATAACAGTACCGGCCGCAATGGTGAAGATGTTATTATTGAAGTACCACTCGGTACACAGGCCTTTGATGAAGAAACTGGCGAACTGGAAGCAGAGATCCTGCACCATGGCGAAGAAGTGATCTGGATACCAGGTGGACAAGGCGGTCGGGGTAACAGCTACTTTAAATCTCCCACCAACCAGGCACCGGAATACGCACAGCCAGGCATGCCAAGCATTGAAGGCTGGAAAGTACTGGAACTGAAAATACTGGCTGACGTTGGACTGGTAGGATTCCCGAACGCAGGTAAATCTACCCTGCTGTCTACCATTACTGCTGCCCGTCCTAAAATTGCCGACTATGCGTTCACAACCCTTACCCCTAACCTGGGCATGGTGCCTTACCGTAATGACCGCTCGTTTGCTATCGCTGACCTGCCAGGTATCATTGAAGGCGCCCATGAAGGTAAAGGACTGGGGCACCGCTTCCTCCGTCATATCGAAAGGAACTCTGTACTGCTGTTCCTGATTCCGGCGGACAGCTCCGACCACAGAAAGGACTTTGATATCCTGGTGAACGAGCTGCAACAATACAATCCTGAACTGCTGGATAAACAATTCCTGCTGGCTATCAGTAAAAGCGATATGCTGGACGATGAACTGAAGGAGGCTATTTCTGCAGAACTTCCGGATGATGTACCACATGTATTCTTTTCATCTGTTACCCAACAGGGACTTTCTGAACTGAAAGATATGCTGTGGGAAGCGCTGAACAATGATGCTGTGCCAAGCAGGAGCAACAGACACCAGGAGGAAGATGAAGAAGATGGTGAAGACGAAGATGATTTCATCGAAGAAGAAGAATAA